Proteins co-encoded in one Polyangiaceae bacterium genomic window:
- a CDS encoding phosphoribosylformylglycinamidine cyclo-ligase, translated as MSVTYKQSGVDIEAGDELVRRIKPLALATRIPEVVDEVGGFAGMVRLPADIPDPLLVSGTDGVGTKLKLAFATGKHDTVGQDLVAMCVNDVITTGARPLYFLDYFGCGKLEVDVAEQVVKGIADGCKLAGCALIGGETAELPSMYPEGEYDLAGFAVGVVSASKVLGPKRVKQGDALIAIGSSGIHSNGYSLARRVLEGEMGLKLGEEVPELGALLGESLLTPTRIYARAVGALGEKLGEGLHALCHVTGGGLVGNLPRILPKGSVAKVRLDHERHPIFGIIQRGGPVDEDEMRKTFNLGIGMVAVVDADAADLTLATLESAGERAWRLGNVEIQGDEAAAVEVLDS; from the coding sequence ATGAGCGTCACCTACAAGCAGAGCGGCGTAGACATCGAAGCAGGCGACGAGTTGGTTCGTCGAATCAAGCCACTCGCCCTGGCCACCCGCATCCCTGAAGTGGTGGACGAAGTCGGCGGCTTCGCTGGCATGGTGCGGCTCCCCGCTGACATCCCAGATCCACTCCTTGTCAGTGGAACCGACGGGGTCGGTACCAAGCTGAAGCTCGCGTTTGCAACAGGCAAGCACGATACCGTAGGGCAAGACCTGGTGGCGATGTGCGTCAACGACGTGATCACGACCGGCGCGCGACCGCTGTACTTCCTGGACTACTTCGGCTGCGGGAAGCTCGAGGTCGACGTAGCCGAACAAGTCGTCAAAGGCATCGCGGACGGCTGCAAGCTCGCTGGTTGCGCGCTGATCGGCGGAGAGACGGCGGAGCTGCCCAGCATGTACCCAGAGGGCGAGTATGACCTCGCGGGTTTTGCCGTGGGCGTTGTATCAGCCTCCAAGGTGCTCGGCCCGAAGCGCGTGAAGCAGGGAGACGCCCTGATCGCAATCGGTTCCTCCGGGATTCACTCCAATGGCTACTCTCTGGCGCGTCGGGTGCTCGAAGGAGAGATGGGCTTGAAGCTCGGCGAAGAGGTCCCGGAGCTGGGAGCCTTGCTGGGAGAGTCACTGCTCACCCCCACTCGCATCTACGCGCGTGCGGTCGGCGCACTCGGCGAGAAGCTCGGAGAAGGGCTGCACGCCTTGTGTCACGTCACCGGCGGCGGCCTGGTCGGAAACCTCCCGCGCATCCTGCCCAAGGGCAGCGTGGCCAAGGTTCGACTCGATCACGAGCGGCACCCGATCTTCGGCATCATCCAGCGAGGCGGCCCGGTCGATGAAGACGAGATGCGCAAGACGTTCAACCTCGGTATCGGTATGGTCGCAGTAGTCGACGCGGACGCCGCCGACTTGACCTTGGCGACGCTTGAATCCGCGGGGGAACGCGCTTGGCGCCTCGGCAACGTGGAAATCCAGGGCGACGAAGCAGCTGCGGTCGAAGTATTGGATTCATGA
- a CDS encoding phosphoribosylglycinamide formyltransferase, producing MTLKLGVLVSGRGSNLQAILDACDAKSLDAEVRLVLSNRSEAQALERARAAGVATRVLDHKTFPNREAFDAEMLEILRGSAVEWVVLAGFMRLLTPLFIDGFRDRIINVHPSLLPAFPGVRAQAQALEYGVRVTGCTVHFVDQGTDTGPIIDQRAIPIGVDESLESVEQRLLVEEHALLVDVLKRIASGSVQLDPSGTEGRRKVRSR from the coding sequence ATGACCCTGAAGCTCGGAGTGCTGGTATCTGGCCGCGGGTCGAACCTGCAGGCCATCCTCGACGCCTGTGACGCCAAGTCGCTGGACGCCGAGGTGCGGCTGGTGCTCTCGAACCGTAGCGAAGCGCAAGCGCTTGAGCGCGCTCGGGCTGCGGGCGTGGCGACGCGAGTGCTGGACCACAAAACGTTTCCCAATCGCGAGGCGTTCGACGCAGAAATGCTGGAAATTCTGCGAGGATCCGCCGTGGAGTGGGTGGTGCTTGCGGGCTTCATGCGGCTCCTGACGCCGCTCTTCATCGACGGATTCAGGGACCGCATCATCAACGTTCATCCGTCGCTGCTGCCCGCCTTTCCGGGCGTACGTGCGCAAGCACAAGCCCTCGAGTATGGAGTGCGGGTGACGGGTTGCACGGTTCACTTCGTCGACCAGGGTACGGACACCGGGCCCATCATCGACCAACGCGCGATCCCGATCGGCGTGGACGAGTCGTTGGAGAGCGTCGAGCAGCGCCTGTTGGTGGAAGAACACGCGTTGCTGGTCGACGTGCTGAAACGCATCGCGAGCGGCAGCGTGCAGCTCGATCCTTCGGGCACCGAGGGTCGCCGTAAGGTGCGCAGCCGATGA
- a CDS encoding phytoene dehydrogenase, whose product MTPTRYYDVVVLGRSIGCLATAALLARRDFRVLILGQGSRPPTYDFEGFPLRRRTFTLLAAASPVWLRTLQELAQATTFKRRTKQLDPMFAVLSPERTVEIPPESELFAREIEREFPEVRQLVDELYASFSEYNAAIDAAFERDAVWPPGSFWERFETNRVVRELPLINGETAQDLLAKFPTGHPYREVTTIPAGFATDLAVPGEQLPPLALARLHGAWTRGVHALPGGESELESFFLDRIRAHGGEYRLAQRAQQLVVRRGQVVGVLEDGEEEPVGTGSVVSDLSGEAVADLAGGEGITARARKDWPRLTVSAGRFVVTLCVPSRALPRQLPPESFLLPQGNTREHSHPQNPRRPVVHLQRGPRVSRELQRDTEPVEILTAETILPSRGTLTLLEAREAVLSTLRTHLPFVEDQALVIDSPHDGLPLWEMRNRRRHEIDRIHLPGGVAGPEPMEYMWSVDTPGFLELSGEPIRGPIPGTYLVGRTVLPALGQEGSLLAAWGAARAITRRDRTRQKMRRQMWSKIETS is encoded by the coding sequence ATGACGCCCACCCGCTACTACGACGTCGTGGTGCTGGGCCGATCGATTGGCTGCCTGGCGACAGCCGCGTTGCTCGCGCGGCGCGACTTCCGCGTGCTCATCCTGGGTCAGGGCAGCCGCCCACCGACCTACGACTTCGAGGGATTTCCCCTGCGGCGTCGCACCTTCACGTTGCTCGCGGCGGCATCGCCAGTGTGGCTGCGCACGCTGCAAGAGCTGGCGCAAGCGACGACCTTCAAGCGGCGCACGAAGCAGCTCGATCCGATGTTTGCCGTGCTGTCGCCGGAGCGCACCGTCGAGATCCCCCCTGAGTCCGAGCTATTCGCTCGGGAGATCGAGCGCGAATTTCCCGAAGTACGCCAGCTGGTCGACGAGCTGTACGCGAGCTTCTCCGAGTACAACGCAGCGATCGACGCTGCCTTCGAACGCGACGCGGTGTGGCCCCCCGGCAGCTTCTGGGAGCGCTTCGAGACGAACCGCGTCGTGCGCGAGCTCCCGCTCATCAACGGTGAAACGGCTCAAGACCTGCTCGCGAAGTTCCCCACCGGGCACCCTTACCGCGAGGTAACGACGATCCCGGCGGGATTCGCTACAGATCTTGCGGTGCCGGGTGAGCAGCTGCCGCCGCTGGCCCTAGCGCGACTGCACGGTGCCTGGACCCGCGGTGTCCACGCGCTGCCCGGCGGCGAATCGGAGCTCGAGAGCTTCTTCTTGGATCGCATCCGGGCCCACGGCGGGGAGTACCGCCTCGCCCAGCGCGCTCAGCAGTTGGTCGTGCGGCGGGGACAAGTGGTGGGTGTCCTCGAAGACGGCGAAGAAGAACCCGTAGGCACCGGCTCGGTGGTCAGCGACTTGTCAGGCGAAGCGGTCGCCGACTTGGCCGGGGGTGAGGGCATCACAGCGCGAGCACGTAAGGACTGGCCGCGCTTGACGGTCAGCGCTGGGCGCTTCGTCGTGACCCTGTGCGTTCCGTCACGAGCACTCCCGCGTCAGCTACCGCCCGAGTCCTTCTTGCTTCCGCAAGGTAATACTCGGGAGCACTCTCACCCCCAAAACCCCAGGCGTCCGGTGGTACACCTGCAGCGTGGCCCCAGAGTCAGCAGGGAGCTGCAGCGCGACACGGAGCCAGTTGAGATCCTGACCGCGGAGACCATCCTTCCGAGTCGCGGCACCCTCACCTTGCTCGAGGCTCGTGAAGCCGTGTTGTCGACCCTGCGCACGCACCTGCCGTTCGTCGAGGATCAGGCGCTGGTGATCGACTCACCCCACGACGGATTGCCGTTGTGGGAGATGCGCAATCGGCGACGCCACGAAATCGATCGCATCCATCTGCCGGGCGGTGTCGCAGGTCCGGAGCCCATGGAGTACATGTGGTCCGTAGACACTCCGGGCTTCCTCGAGCTCTCCGGAGAGCCCATCCGCGGTCCCATCCCGGGTACCTACCTCGTGGGACGCACGGTGCTTCCGGCGCTCGGGCAAGAAGGCTCGCTGCTCGCGGCGTGGGGCGCGGCGCGCGCCATCACTCGGCGGGATCGCACGCGTCAGAAGATGAGACGGCAAATGTGGAGCAAAATCGAGACGAGCTAG
- the rsmD gene encoding 16S rRNA (guanine(966)-N(2))-methyltransferase RsmD, with the protein MIGGEFRGRPLKAPPGLSTRPTAARVREALFGILGDIHGLKVADLCAGTGALGIEALSRGASHATFVDPDRAALEAIRHNLQTLKVEHRAALLPLKVERAKKALLVQAPFDLVLCDPPWPIADRVAESLGTLLDGNLLSEDAVVVIGHRADRPFRLPDTSHLIAGQRRSWGDSGLSWFALRPSTDAAELAAEPE; encoded by the coding sequence GTGATTGGCGGTGAGTTCCGCGGGCGCCCTCTCAAGGCGCCCCCGGGGCTCTCGACGCGTCCGACGGCTGCCCGAGTGCGCGAGGCGCTCTTCGGTATCCTCGGGGATATACATGGCTTGAAGGTCGCAGACCTCTGCGCTGGTACCGGGGCCCTTGGCATCGAGGCGCTCAGTCGGGGTGCAAGCCACGCGACTTTCGTGGACCCGGATCGTGCTGCGCTCGAGGCTATCCGGCACAACCTGCAAACGCTCAAGGTCGAGCACCGCGCCGCGCTGTTGCCCCTCAAGGTCGAGCGGGCGAAGAAAGCGTTGTTGGTCCAGGCGCCGTTCGATCTCGTGCTGTGCGACCCCCCGTGGCCGATCGCTGACCGAGTCGCAGAGTCGCTGGGGACGTTGCTCGATGGGAACCTGCTTAGCGAAGATGCGGTCGTCGTGATTGGTCACCGGGCCGACCGACCCTTTCGCTTGCCCGACACGAGTCACCTGATTGCTGGGCAACGGCGAAGCTGGGGCGACTCTGGGTTAAGCTGGTTTGCGCTCCGGCCGTCGACTGACGCAGCCGAGCTGGCCGCGGAGCCCGAATAG
- the truA gene encoding tRNA pseudouridine(38-40) synthase TruA, which produces MTSDELGNAPAETPQPRIPKREHGVLLTLAYDGHLFHGIARQQGLRTIAGEVDGAIRAMDPQATLLRVCSRTDKGVHARGQLAAFDTNKQITPRGWLLGLSQHLPDEISVVRVAQVRPGVEPSHLAKKKWYRYVLLCSDARDPFWERRAWRHYARLDLELMRAEAADLIGEHDFAAFRGAKDERTETVRRILRASLEASQDDPRVVYFDIEGNRFMYNMVRIIIGTLVDVGRGRLAPGAVKRALQSLDRNHLGMTAPPDGLYLQAIDLDVPLDNVWPSSGVRLVEPKPAS; this is translated from the coding sequence ATGACGAGCGATGAGCTGGGGAACGCCCCAGCGGAGACTCCCCAGCCGCGCATCCCCAAGCGTGAGCATGGCGTGTTGCTCACCCTCGCCTACGACGGCCATCTGTTCCACGGCATCGCGCGTCAGCAAGGCCTGCGCACGATCGCCGGTGAGGTCGATGGAGCGATCCGCGCAATGGATCCCCAGGCCACCCTACTACGAGTGTGTAGCCGCACGGATAAGGGCGTACACGCCCGAGGTCAGCTCGCGGCCTTCGACACGAACAAGCAGATCACACCACGAGGCTGGCTGCTCGGCCTCTCCCAGCACCTTCCGGATGAGATCTCCGTCGTACGCGTCGCGCAAGTCAGACCCGGCGTCGAACCGAGCCACCTCGCCAAGAAGAAGTGGTACCGCTACGTCTTGCTCTGCTCCGACGCTCGCGACCCGTTCTGGGAGCGTCGCGCATGGCGTCACTACGCGCGCCTGGATCTCGAGCTGATGCGTGCCGAAGCAGCGGACCTGATAGGCGAGCACGACTTCGCGGCGTTCCGCGGGGCGAAAGACGAGCGCACCGAGACGGTGCGCAGAATTCTTCGCGCCAGCTTGGAGGCCAGTCAGGATGACCCGCGGGTCGTCTACTTCGATATCGAGGGGAACCGCTTCATGTACAACATGGTGCGGATCATCATCGGTACGTTGGTGGATGTTGGTCGCGGTCGGCTGGCGCCCGGCGCGGTAAAACGCGCTCTTCAGAGCTTGGATCGGAACCACCTGGGAATGACCGCGCCCCCGGACGGCCTCTACCTGCAAGCGATCGACTTGGACGTGCCTCTGGACAACGTGTGGCCTTCCTCCGGAGTGCGCCTCGTGGAACCAAAGCCCGCAAGCTGA
- a CDS encoding aminotransferase class I/II-fold pyridoxal phosphate-dependent enzyme, translated as MSLKDKMFDRGRKVATSPAMMRFISDDRVMKAAEGVMDARGRFAAAWDILKNGHGLPNIDPALDDHPSDNGVNGHTNGHKNGHAKNGHKNGNGVRVAISGGVPVKGSDDLGESMKERASLASIGGRDVFEKAYKFTAADNARKMGMYPFFRPLDFNDGPEAEIDGKRVVMFGSNNYLGLTTHPKVREAAQAAIDRFGTSMTGSRLVNGSMKLHEEFEEKLAAWFGTEAALVFTTGYQVNIASLSALLSNKSSVAVIDRNVHASLYDGVRLGQAAGARMVRYRHNDAKSLDDRLSKLEDSEGALVITDGVFSAEGEIAHLDEIVPVVKKHGARLFVDDAHALGVIGPEGKGTAAHFGLMDQVDLVGGTFSKSLASIGGWLVGERKVLDYIRHFAPSFMFAASAAPPSVAAAMAAFDMMLEEPWRIAKLRENFTYMKTELEKMGFELGKTETAVIPIYIRQDLRTLMMWRELLEEHGVYTNPFISPGVPPKHAMLRTSYMATHEREHLDRGLEAFRAVGKKYGVI; from the coding sequence ATGAGCTTGAAGGACAAGATGTTCGATCGTGGCCGCAAGGTGGCCACCAGCCCCGCAATGATGCGCTTCATCTCCGATGACCGCGTGATGAAGGCGGCGGAAGGTGTGATGGACGCGCGTGGGCGATTTGCTGCGGCGTGGGACATCCTGAAGAACGGGCACGGCCTGCCAAACATCGACCCAGCGCTCGACGATCATCCGAGCGACAACGGCGTCAATGGCCACACCAACGGCCACAAGAACGGTCACGCAAAGAACGGCCACAAGAACGGCAACGGTGTTCGCGTAGCCATCAGCGGTGGCGTGCCGGTGAAGGGCTCGGACGACCTCGGCGAGTCGATGAAGGAGCGCGCGAGCCTCGCCAGCATCGGTGGACGAGACGTCTTCGAGAAAGCCTACAAGTTCACCGCCGCAGATAACGCACGGAAAATGGGCATGTACCCGTTCTTCCGTCCGCTGGACTTCAACGATGGTCCCGAAGCCGAGATCGACGGCAAGCGCGTGGTGATGTTCGGCTCGAACAACTACCTCGGGCTCACGACGCACCCCAAGGTGCGCGAAGCAGCTCAAGCGGCGATCGACCGCTTCGGCACCAGCATGACCGGCTCACGCCTCGTGAACGGCTCGATGAAGCTCCACGAGGAGTTCGAGGAAAAGCTCGCGGCGTGGTTCGGCACGGAAGCGGCGCTCGTCTTCACCACGGGCTACCAGGTCAACATCGCGAGCCTGTCGGCACTGCTCAGCAACAAGAGCAGCGTGGCGGTGATCGACCGCAACGTGCACGCGTCACTCTACGACGGTGTGCGCCTCGGTCAGGCCGCGGGTGCCCGCATGGTGCGCTACCGCCACAACGACGCGAAGTCTTTGGATGACCGCCTGAGCAAGCTGGAAGACAGCGAAGGCGCGCTGGTGATCACCGACGGCGTCTTCAGCGCCGAAGGCGAGATCGCCCACCTCGACGAGATCGTGCCGGTCGTGAAGAAGCACGGCGCCCGCTTGTTCGTGGACGACGCCCACGCACTCGGCGTGATTGGACCCGAGGGCAAGGGAACCGCTGCACACTTCGGTCTGATGGATCAGGTCGACTTGGTCGGCGGCACGTTCTCCAAGTCTCTCGCGAGCATCGGTGGTTGGCTGGTTGGCGAGCGCAAGGTGCTGGACTACATCCGCCACTTCGCGCCTTCCTTCATGTTCGCCGCCAGCGCAGCGCCGCCCAGTGTCGCCGCAGCCATGGCCGCCTTCGACATGATGCTCGAGGAGCCGTGGCGCATCGCCAAGCTGCGGGAGAACTTCACGTACATGAAGACCGAGCTCGAGAAGATGGGCTTCGAGTTGGGCAAGACGGAGACCGCGGTCATCCCGATCTACATCCGCCAAGATCTGCGCACGCTGATGATGTGGCGGGAGTTGCTCGAGGAGCACGGGGTCTACACGAACCCGTTCATCTCTCCCGGTGTCCCGCCGAAGCACGCGATGCTGCGCACCAGCTACATGGCGACCCATGAGCGGGAGCACCTGGATCGGGGCCTTGAAGCGTTCCGTGCCGTCGGCAAGAAGTACGGCGTGATCTGA
- a CDS encoding NAD-dependent epimerase/dehydratase family protein produces the protein MKVLLTGGSGFLGSHIAEQLTQQGHTVRALVRKTSDISFLETLGNLELAEGGIGDVPSLERAVDGVDAVIHSAGLVKAKKPEEFHRTNCGGTVNLLDAALKHKERIKRFVLVSSLAAVGPSEDGSPVDPDNAPGPVTHYGRSKLAAEHAVLAKKHELPVTIIRPPAIYGPRDQEILAFYKAIKNRVIPYFGTTENRVSLIYGADAAAACIRAVLTDTPSGSAFFLEDGHAYKFSDMIERVEQALGKRAWLRFPIPRPVMTTAALGSELYGKVSGKAMMLTRDKLNELFAPHWVCSAEETKKALDWQPQVLFDEGARITADWYRDAGWL, from the coding sequence ATGAAGGTTCTGCTCACCGGAGGCTCTGGCTTCCTCGGCTCACACATCGCTGAACAACTCACTCAGCAAGGCCACACCGTTCGCGCGCTGGTGCGCAAGACCAGCGACATCAGCTTCCTGGAGACGCTCGGCAACCTCGAGTTAGCTGAAGGCGGGATCGGCGACGTGCCGAGCCTCGAGCGCGCGGTGGACGGCGTGGACGCGGTGATTCACTCCGCGGGCCTGGTCAAAGCCAAGAAGCCGGAAGAGTTTCACCGCACGAACTGCGGAGGCACGGTGAACCTGCTGGACGCCGCCCTGAAGCACAAGGAGCGCATCAAGCGCTTCGTGCTGGTGAGCAGCCTTGCAGCGGTTGGGCCAAGCGAAGACGGCAGCCCCGTCGACCCAGACAACGCACCTGGCCCCGTGACCCATTACGGCCGCAGCAAGCTCGCAGCGGAGCACGCTGTGCTCGCAAAGAAGCACGAGCTGCCGGTGACCATCATTCGGCCACCGGCCATCTATGGTCCTCGCGATCAAGAGATCCTCGCCTTCTACAAGGCAATCAAGAACCGGGTGATCCCCTACTTCGGCACGACGGAGAACCGCGTGAGCCTGATCTACGGTGCTGACGCGGCTGCCGCTTGTATCCGCGCGGTACTTACCGACACGCCGAGCGGGAGCGCCTTCTTCTTGGAAGATGGCCACGCCTACAAGTTCTCCGACATGATCGAGCGGGTGGAGCAGGCGCTCGGCAAGCGCGCGTGGCTTCGCTTTCCAATCCCGCGTCCAGTCATGACCACCGCAGCCCTCGGCAGCGAGCTCTACGGTAAGGTCTCAGGTAAGGCGATGATGCTCACTCGCGACAAGCTGAACGAGTTGTTCGCGCCCCACTGGGTCTGCAGCGCGGAAGAAACGAAGAAGGCTCTCGACTGGCAGCCTCAGGTGCTCTTCGACGAGGGCGCGCGCATCACGGCTGACTGGTATCGCGACGCGGGCTGGCTCTGA
- a CDS encoding beta-lactamase family protein produces the protein MVAPRLFTHDAAVKGDVAPGFEAVRATFEAGFNEGTEWGAALSVTHQGRNVVDLWGGVRDRERQIPWQADTLSTGFSSTKGLVALCFLMLCDRGQLDYDTPVATYWPEFGQRGKSEISVRCLLNHRSGLIGVSTPITLDLIEHEPERVAQILAEQVPTWTPDTNQGYHGVTYGLYAQELFKRIAGETLGAFLRREVGEPLNADVYLGLPTEFEGRVAKNYPSTLRERVFNVVPQLLLTTNEGRVFRQVVSGGDTARAFAHPAELGPRGLDNFNSRRVHGLELPWANALMSARGLCRVYSALALGGQANGVRLVQPETIGPVMERQSWSAQDRVLRKPLGWSQGFLKEETGMFSPNQTSFGHPGAGGSMGWCDPENQLAIGYLANKMDYHIRSPRARRLCKAIYECLAVSDRAWRSASRAPR, from the coding sequence ATGGTTGCTCCTCGCCTCTTTACTCACGACGCAGCGGTCAAGGGCGACGTCGCGCCTGGCTTCGAGGCCGTGCGAGCGACGTTCGAGGCTGGGTTCAACGAGGGCACCGAGTGGGGTGCAGCGCTCTCGGTCACTCACCAAGGACGCAATGTCGTCGATCTGTGGGGTGGCGTGCGTGACCGCGAGCGCCAGATCCCCTGGCAAGCGGACACGTTGAGCACAGGCTTCTCGAGCACCAAAGGCTTGGTTGCGCTGTGCTTCCTGATGCTCTGCGACCGCGGGCAGCTGGACTACGACACCCCCGTTGCCACCTATTGGCCGGAGTTTGGCCAACGCGGGAAGTCAGAGATCAGCGTGCGCTGTTTGCTGAACCACCGCTCAGGGCTGATCGGTGTCTCCACCCCGATCACGCTGGATCTGATCGAGCATGAGCCGGAGCGCGTGGCTCAGATCCTCGCGGAACAAGTACCGACCTGGACGCCTGACACCAACCAGGGTTACCACGGTGTCACCTACGGTCTCTACGCCCAGGAGCTGTTCAAGCGTATCGCAGGGGAGACCCTCGGAGCATTCTTGCGCCGAGAAGTCGGCGAGCCGTTGAACGCGGACGTCTATCTCGGTCTCCCCACTGAGTTCGAAGGGCGAGTCGCTAAGAACTACCCCTCGACGCTGCGGGAGCGCGTTTTCAACGTCGTTCCGCAGTTGCTGTTGACCACCAACGAGGGCCGAGTGTTTCGCCAGGTGGTCAGCGGCGGGGACACCGCGCGCGCGTTCGCCCACCCAGCGGAGCTGGGCCCAAGGGGCCTCGACAACTTCAACTCCCGACGCGTGCATGGCTTGGAGTTACCCTGGGCCAACGCCCTGATGAGCGCTCGCGGCCTGTGCCGTGTCTACAGCGCGCTCGCGTTGGGTGGTCAGGCGAATGGCGTGCGCCTGGTGCAGCCCGAGACGATTGGCCCGGTGATGGAGCGTCAGTCCTGGTCAGCCCAAGACCGGGTGCTGAGGAAGCCGCTCGGCTGGAGCCAGGGCTTCCTCAAGGAAGAGACCGGGATGTTCTCCCCCAATCAGACGAGCTTCGGTCATCCCGGCGCGGGCGGCTCCATGGGTTGGTGTGACCCTGAAAATCAGCTCGCGATTGGCTACCTCGCCAACAAGATGGACTATCACATCCGCTCACCCCGCGCGCGAAGGCTCTGCAAGGCGATCTACGAGTGCCTTGCAGTGAGCGACCGAGCTTGGCGGAGCGCGTCTAGAGCGCCCCGCTAA
- a CDS encoding anthranilate synthase component I family protein — MTQQSSTSSAMIHRRTLVVDGITPVGAYAALRSNAGEGSFLLESVVPGERWGRYSILGYRPRRVITLFGEAGVDPYERLKELAPTGASDDVDVAERFARAYVGLIPYDIVHFATKVDAWPGERPVVARLLAEATVIVFDNLTHTATIAAHSEADLELAVAELSRVPALTPLSPPDPNRIPEDLEVDTSDAGYGETVERVKEYIRAGDAFQVVPARTFSVPARDADALDVYRAMRVLSPAPYMYLLELPERDGAEEVSVIGASPETLVRVEGQKITLRPIAGTRRRGRTPEEDDELAAEMMADPKEIAEHVMLIDLARNDIGRVARAGSVEVPVRMTVERYSHVMHITSEVTGELKQRMGPWDVLRATFPAGTLSGAPKVRAMQIIRELERRPRFAYGGAVGYVTQGTDLDFAIAIRTVVKRRGRFEVTAGAGLVADSVPTLEAKETHNKARAALAAIAAAIPQNR; from the coding sequence ATGACGCAGCAGTCGTCCACAAGCTCCGCAATGATCCATCGGCGCACCCTGGTGGTCGATGGCATCACCCCAGTGGGAGCTTACGCCGCCCTTCGTAGCAACGCGGGGGAAGGCTCTTTCCTCCTCGAGAGCGTCGTCCCCGGCGAGCGCTGGGGGCGCTATTCGATCCTCGGCTATCGGCCGCGCCGGGTCATCACGCTCTTCGGTGAGGCCGGGGTGGATCCGTACGAGCGCCTGAAGGAGCTCGCCCCCACCGGGGCGAGCGACGACGTCGATGTCGCTGAGCGCTTCGCGCGAGCCTACGTGGGCCTGATTCCCTACGACATCGTTCACTTCGCCACCAAGGTCGACGCCTGGCCCGGGGAGCGCCCGGTGGTCGCACGTTTGCTCGCGGAAGCGACCGTGATCGTCTTTGACAACCTCACTCACACCGCGACGATTGCGGCGCACTCGGAGGCGGACCTGGAGCTTGCGGTCGCCGAACTGAGCCGCGTCCCCGCATTGACTCCCCTCTCCCCCCCCGATCCCAATCGGATCCCTGAGGATCTGGAAGTGGATACTTCGGACGCTGGATATGGCGAGACCGTCGAACGCGTGAAGGAGTACATCCGAGCCGGTGACGCGTTCCAGGTCGTGCCAGCGCGAACCTTCTCGGTGCCTGCTCGTGACGCGGATGCGTTGGACGTCTATCGAGCGATGCGTGTGCTCTCCCCCGCGCCGTATATGTACTTGCTGGAGCTGCCCGAGCGCGATGGTGCCGAGGAGGTTAGTGTGATTGGCGCTAGCCCAGAGACTCTCGTTCGAGTGGAAGGGCAGAAGATCACGCTACGCCCTATCGCAGGGACGCGCCGTCGCGGTCGCACTCCGGAAGAAGACGACGAGCTGGCCGCGGAGATGATGGCGGACCCCAAAGAGATCGCCGAACACGTGATGCTGATCGATCTCGCGCGGAACGACATCGGAAGGGTCGCTCGGGCAGGCAGCGTCGAGGTGCCGGTACGCATGACCGTCGAGCGCTACAGTCACGTGATGCACATCACCAGCGAAGTCACCGGTGAGCTGAAGCAGCGCATGGGGCCGTGGGATGTGTTGCGCGCCACGTTCCCCGCGGGAACTCTCAGCGGCGCGCCCAAGGTGCGGGCGATGCAGATCATCCGCGAGCTGGAGCGTCGTCCTCGCTTCGCCTACGGTGGCGCCGTGGGCTACGTCACCCAGGGTACGGACCTCGATTTCGCGATCGCGATTCGCACGGTGGTCAAGCGTCGAGGGCGTTTCGAAGTGACCGCGGGAGCCGGGCTCGTCGCGGACAGCGTTCCGACCCTCGAAGCGAAAGAGACGCACAACAAAGCGCGCGCAGCGTTGGCTGCTATCGCCGCGGCTATCCCTCAAAACAGGTAA